From a single Thermococcus sp. LS1 genomic region:
- a CDS encoding CBS domain-containing protein — MRVKTLMTPDPVVIELPATREYALDLFRKHKVRSFPVINKNTKALVGIISIKRVLLHPDEEQLAMLVKRDVPTVKPNDDLKKAVRLMLEMDYRRVIVVDNENRVLGILTVGDIVRRYLSKNEKLKNVTIEKYYQKNVGVVWRGTPLKAALKALLLCNAMAIPVIDDNGNLVGMVDETDLLKDSEVIRVMKSTALAASSEEDWILESNPILLFEKAELQLPKKPVEDIMNRELVVATPHMSVYDVAQKMVQYHIEQLPVIRGEGELVGIVRDMDIIKVILNK; from the coding sequence ATGCGCGTAAAAACTTTGATGACCCCCGACCCAGTGGTTATAGAGCTTCCGGCGACGAGGGAATACGCCCTCGACCTGTTTAGGAAGCACAAGGTAAGGTCATTCCCCGTCATCAACAAGAATACGAAGGCCCTCGTTGGAATAATAAGCATAAAGAGGGTTCTGCTCCATCCTGATGAGGAACAGCTGGCGATGCTAGTAAAGAGGGACGTGCCGACGGTCAAACCTAACGACGATCTAAAGAAGGCCGTCAGATTAATGCTCGAGATGGACTACAGGCGTGTTATAGTTGTGGACAACGAGAATCGCGTGCTTGGAATACTCACTGTCGGCGACATCGTGAGGCGCTACCTGTCAAAGAACGAGAAGCTGAAAAACGTTACGATAGAGAAATACTACCAGAAGAACGTCGGCGTTGTCTGGCGTGGAACGCCGCTCAAGGCCGCTTTGAAGGCCCTTCTCCTCTGCAACGCGATGGCCATCCCTGTCATAGACGACAACGGCAACCTCGTCGGAATGGTCGACGAGACCGACCTCCTCAAGGACAGTGAAGTGATAAGGGTCATGAAGAGCACCGCTCTGGCTGCCTCCAGCGAGGAGGACTGGATACTTGAAAGCAACCCAATTCTGCTCTTCGAGAAAGCCGAGCTCCAACTGCCCAAGAAACCCGTTGAGGACATAATGAACCGCGAGCTCGTAGTCGCGACGCCGCACATGAGTGTCTACGACGTGGCCCAGAAGATGGTCCAGTACCACATCGAGCAGCTGCCCGTCATAAGGGGCGAGGGCGAGCTCGTCGGCATCGTCAGGGACATGGACATCATAAAGGTCATCCTCAACAAGTGA